The genomic stretch AAGTTTATAATAATAGCATAAAAAATAAATTTAATATTATGTTAAATACAAAAGTTATATCTATAGATAATAAAAAAGATTTATTAAAAGTTTATATGACTAATGATAATAATAAATCTATTTTTTCTAAAAAATTTGATATTATTTTAACAGCTATAGGAAGAAAACCTAACTCAAATTTTATTAAAAATAATTCATTTAATATTCAAACTAATAATGATGGATTCATTAAAGTTGATAATCAAATGAGAACTAATATTTCTCATATATATGCTATTGGAGATGTTATAGGACATCCTATGCTAGCTCATAAAGGAATTCATGAAGGTCACTTAGTTGCAGAAATTATATCTGGTAAAAATCATTTTTTTATTCCAAAAGTAATACCTTCTATTGCATATACTGATCCAGAGATAGGTTGGGTAGGAATAACAGAAAAAGATGCAAAAATAAAAAATATAAATTATGGTATCTCATCTTTTCCATGGAATGCGTTAGGTAGAGGATTATGTTCTAATGCAGAAAATGGTTTGACAAAATTAATTTTTGATAAAAACACTAATAAAATCATAGGTGGTTTAATCATTGGATATAATGCTGGAGAACTATTAGGAGAAATTAGTTTAGCCATAGAAATGGGATGTGATGCAGAAGATATATCATTAACAATACATGCTCATCCAACATTTTATGAATCTATAGGTATAACTACAGAAGTATTTTTAGGATCAGCAACAGATATATTAAATAAATAATATTTAAAATATTATGTTAATAAAATTATTTAAATGGGAAGTAATTAAATGTATTAATTACTCTCCATTAATATCTTATTTATATAAATATTTAATTTTTTAATAAAATATCTTTAATTATATTATAATAAATTTTGCTTAATAAATAAAGATCATTAATTTTTACACATTCATTAATTTTATGAATAGTAGAATTTATAAGTCCTAATTCAATTATTTGTGATTTGCTTTTTATAATAAAACGGGCATCAGATGTACCACCATCATTAAAAACTGTTGGATATATATTATTTACTAATTTAATGTTTTTTTTAACAATATTTATTAAATTTTTTGTATTTAAATTATTTATTTCAGGTAAATTTAAAAAAGGTAATCCACTAATATTCCATTTTATATTAAAATTTTTAATATATTTTTTAATAGTTTTATTAAAAATAATTAAAATATCTTTATAATGAATTTCATTACTAAATCTAAAATTAAATTTCAATAAAATATTACTAGGAATAATATTGTTAATATTATTTTTTATAGATGATAACATATGTGTAATTTGCATACTAGTTTTTGGGAAAAATTCATTTCCTTTATCCCATTTAATTAATAATAATTCATTTAAAGCAGGGATTATTTGATGAATAGGATTAATTGCTAATTTATGATAAGCAACATGACCTTGAATTCCTTTAACAATTAACTCAATATTTAAAGAACCTCTTCTACCATTCTTTATATTATCTCCTAATATTTTATTACTTGTTGGTTCTCCTAATATAAAATAATCTAATTTTTCTTTTCTATTTATTAATTCTTTAATAACTTTTTGAGTTCCATTAACTGCAGTACCTTCTTCATCAGAAGTAATTAAAAAAGCTAAACGACCATTATAACAATTAGAATATTTATTAAAAAATGTTTTAGCTGCAATAATCATCGCAGCTAAAGCACCTTTCATATCAATAGAACCACGACCATATAATATATTATTTTTAATAATAGCTTGAAATGGATTAAATTTCCATTTTTTTATATCTCCTGGAGGCACAACATCTGTATGTCCTGCAAAAATCAATGTATCAACTATATTAATATCTGTATTATTATGACGATATGCCCAAAAATTTTTAGTATCTTTAATATTAAAAATTTCTATATTAAAATTTAGTGCATGTAAAGCATTTATTAAAATATCTTGACATCCTGCATCATAAGGACTGATTGAGGGACAATTAATTAATTTTTTTGTTAAAGTTACTATTTGATTTAACATATTTTTTATTATTTTATATAATATTAATTAAATAATTATTTATTAAAAATAAAATTATTTATTTAAATAAATTTTATTTTGTAAAGCTAATAACCATACTTCTTCTATTTTTTTTACAGGAAAAATTTGTAAATCTGTAATAATATTTTTAGGTATATCTTCTAAATTACGTTTATTTTTTTCAGGAATCAAAACAGTATGTACTCCTCCTCTATGTGCTGCTAATAATTTTTCTTTTAATCCACCTATTGGTAAAATTTGTCCTCTTAATGTAATTTCTCCTGTCATAGCTATATTAGCTTTTACAGGATTATTAGTTAAACATGATATAAGTGCTATACATATAGCAATTCCAGCACTAGGTCCATCTTTAGGAGTAGCTCCTTCTGGTACATGAACATGTATATCTAATTTTTTATAAAATTCATTATTAATACCTAATATTTGTGCTCTTGATCTTACTACTGTTAGTGCTGCTTGTATAGATTCTTGCATTACTTCACCTAAAGAACCTGTATATGTTAATTTTCCTTTTCCAACCATACATGCAGTTTCAATAGTTAACAAATCTCCTCCAGATTCTGTCCATGCTAATCCAGTAACTTGTCCAATAAGATTTTCTTTTTCTGATTTACCGTAATCAAATCTTTTTACTCCTAAATATTTTT from Enterobacteriaceae endosymbiont of Plateumaris braccata encodes the following:
- the lpdA gene encoding dihydrolipoyl dehydrogenase translates to MSKKIKTSVVVIGGGPSGYSAAFRCSDLGIKTIIVENYLNLGGVCLNVGCIPSKTLLHIAKLIKENNNFFNKGILNNIPNLNIEKIILWKNEIIKKLSNGLNFLARSRKINVINGIGKFKTPNILDVKNNNDYYQIEFEHAIIATGSKPIKLPFIPYDDDRIWNSTDALLLKQIPKKILILGGGIIGLEMATIYHALGTEINIIEMSNKILPLVDNDIMQVYNNSIKNKFNIMLNTKVISIDNKKDLLKVYMTNDNNKSIFSKKFDIILTAIGRKPNSNFIKNNSFNIQTNNDGFIKVDNQMRTNISHIYAIGDVIGHPMLAHKGIHEGHLVAEIISGKNHFFIPKVIPSIAYTDPEIGWVGITEKDAKIKNINYGISSFPWNALGRGLCSNAENGLTKLIFDKNTNKIIGGLIIGYNAGELLGEISLAIEMGCDAEDISLTIHAHPTFYESIGITTEVFLGSATDILNK
- the dapE gene encoding succinyl-diaminopimelate desuccinylase, producing the protein MLNQIVTLTKKLINCPSISPYDAGCQDILINALHALNFNIEIFNIKDTKNFWAYRHNNTDINIVDTLIFAGHTDVVPPGDIKKWKFNPFQAIIKNNILYGRGSIDMKGALAAMIIAAKTFFNKYSNCYNGRLAFLITSDEEGTAVNGTQKVIKELINRKEKLDYFILGEPTSNKILGDNIKNGRRGSLNIELIVKGIQGHVAYHKLAINPIHQIIPALNELLLIKWDKGNEFFPKTSMQITHMLSSIKNNINNIIPSNILLKFNFRFSNEIHYKDILIIFNKTIKKYIKNFNIKWNISGLPFLNLPEINNLNTKNLINIVKKNIKLVNNIYPTVFNDGGTSDARFIIKSKSQIIELGLINSTIHKINECVKINDLYLLSKIYYNIIKDILLKN